Below is a genomic region from Synechococcales cyanobacterium T60_A2020_003.
TTCTCCGCGTGTGCCCTCGCGCACGTTACCGGGGGTCGCTTCGACGTAGGTTGTTGCAGTCGGGGTGCGGGCATTGACTAAAGCTGCCAATGTGCCTGTCCCGACAATGCCATCGGCGGTTAATCCATTACTGGTTTGAAATTCGATCACCGCCTGCTCGGTTTGCTCACCGAAATATCCTGTTACCAGGCCATCATAATAGCCTAAAGCGGCAAGATTTTCCTGCAGTTTGGTAACAGCATCCCCACTATCACCGACGCGCAGGGTTGGGGATGGAGCGGTTGCTTGACTAATCTGAAACGGTGCAGGTTCTAGGACGTTGCTGGTCAGTACGGGAGCAGGTTGGTCACGACCCGGTAAAGGGGGAGTGGCGATCGCCTCTGATGCCACGCCTCCGAAGGCCGCGACGATGAACGCCCAGACCCATACATGCCGATAGCGCTGCCTACGCCACAGCACGTTGAACCCGTGGGACATCAACAGCCAAGACATGCGATCAGGTCGGATGGAGGTTAGAGCGTTCATACCTACAAATAGAGCCGAACTAAAGATCACTGGCATTTTAGCACTCTAGCAGTAGCGTGACTCGTCTTTCTCGGATTCGATCGCGTTTATTTATCTTTTTTAATAGCTTCTTTAAAACTGTTGTGCTTTACTACCTGGGCATCTGGCATCCGCAATCTGAGTTTTGAGTTGAGGATGGGTTGTGGGGTCGGTGATTCCAGCATTGGGGTTGGACGATGTATGGGACGATGAAGGGTGCAGTTGTTTGAAGCGAATAGGGCAGACCTATGGCGCGATCGCGTGAACCCCTTTCCAGTCTGATGCTGTATCACCTTTTTAAGTGGTCAGTTGTGAGTCCTGTGCTGCATGTTTACTTGCGCGGACGGATCTATGGGGCAGAGCATGTGCCAAAGCAAGGCCCGCTGATTGTCGTCAGCAACCACGCCAGCGATTTTGATCCACCGATAGTGTCAAATTGTGTGCGGCGACCCGTATCGTTTATGGCGAAGGAAGAACTGTTCCGGGTTCCGGTGCTGAAAAGTGCGATTCGGCTTTACGGAGCCTATCCTGTCAAGCGGGGTTCAGCCGATCGCAGTGCGATTCGTGCTGCCTTAGCTCAACTGGAAGAGGGGTGGGCAGTTGGCATTTTCCTGCAAGGGACACGGACAGCAGATGCACGAATTCCGGAGCCAAAATTGGGGGCGGCGCTAATTGCGGCGAAAGCTCAAGTACCGCTGCTGCCTGTCAGTTTGTGGGGAACGCAGCGGATTATTCCGAAAGGTGCGAAATGTCCGCGACCTGTTCCGGTGACGGTTCGGATTGGGCATCCGATCGATCCACCCCAGTCGGGCGATCGCGCCGAATTGGAAGCGATTACCCAACAGTGTGCCGATGCCATTCATACGCTGCATGATCGGGGACGCTAGTAGAATCAGGCTGTGAAGGATTGGTCTACCAGAATGAGAATCGTTGAGGTTGTTCCGCCTAATCCCCATTGGCGATCGCAGTTTGAAGCTGAAGCGACGGCGATCGCCCCCATCCTGCGAGAGACGCTGATTGCATTGCACCACATCGGCAGCACAAGCATTCCGGGCATTTACGCCAAGCCCATTATTGATCTGTTGGCGGAGGTGCGGGATTTAGAGCAGGTTGACGCTCAAAATTCTGCCTTGGAATCCCTTGGCTACGTTGCAATGGGGGCGTATGGCATTCCCGGTCGGCGCTATTTTCGTAAAGATAATTCCGCAGGCGTTCGCACCCACCATCTCCATAATTTTTGAACAGGATTCTGCCCAAATTGCCCGTCATCAAGATAATTCCGCAGGCGTTCGCACCCACCATCTCCATAATTTTTGAACAGGATTCTGCCCAAATTGCCCGTCATCAAGATAATTCCGCAGGCGTTCGCACCCACCATCTCCATAATTTTTGAACAGGATTCTGCCCAAATTGCCCGTCATCTCAACTTCTGGGATTACCTGATTGCTCATCCGGATAAGGCGCAGGAGTATAGCCGTCTAACCATTGCGGCTGAGGGGATTGCGTTTGGGCAATGAGTTGACCGTGGGAAATGACATACTGCACAGTCGCGCGACGGCGAATGGCCTCATAGCGATTCTCGGCATCCAGGACAATGAAGTTGGCAGGTTTACCTACCTCGACCCCGTAGCGATCGCCCACATTCAGCGTTTTCGCGCCATTCCAGGTGATCATGTCGTAACAGGCATCAATCTCCGCCATGCCCGTCATCTGGCAGACGTGTACGGCCATGCTGGCCACGTCTAACATATTGCCCGTCCCCAAGCTATACCAAGGATCTTGAATACAGTCATGCCCCAAGCTAACGTTAAACCCCTGCTGCCAAAGTTCCTTAACGCGGGTAACGCCGCGCCGCTTGGGATAGGTATCTGCTCGCCCTTGCAGCGTGATGTTGATGAGCGGATTGGCGATGAAGTTGAGGGGCGATCGCCGCAACAGTCCCATGAGCTTGAAGGCATAGGCGTTGTTGTAGGAGCCAAACGCCGTTGTATGGCTAGCCGTGACGCGATCGCCCATGCCGCTGCGCAGGGTACAGGCGGCGACTACTTCTAAGAAACGGGACTGCTCATCGTCAATCTCGTCACAGTGGATATCAATGAGGCGATCGTACTGTTGCGCCAGTTCAAAAATGCGGTGAACCGAGTTAACGCCATCTTCGCGGGTGAGTTCGTAGTGGGGAATGCCACCCACGGCATCCGCTCCCAGACGTAGCGCTTCTTCTAAGAGTTCTTCGTTTTTGGGACTGCCGTAAACGCCATCCTGAGGAAAGGCGACGACTTGAACCGTAATCCAGTCTTTGACCTGCTCCCGAACCTTGAGGAGTCCTTGTAGAGCAATGAGATTTTGTTCGCTGACATCCGCATGGGTTCGGACGAAGAGAACACCCTGGGTGGCCTGCTGCTTGAGGGTAGCGATCGCCCTTTCTTGCACATCCTCAATGGATAGGTCTTGCTTGCGATCGCGCCAGATTTCAATGCCTTCAAACAGGGTGCCGCTTTGATTCCAGCGGGGTTGACCTGCGGTTTGAGCCGAATCAAGGTGAATATGGGACTCGACAAAGGGTGGACTAACAAGCTTTCCGGCAACCTCTAACTCTAGGGGGGCAGAGGCGTTGAGGTGAGGGGTGATCGCGGCGATGTACCCGTCTCGAATGCCAATATCTACCGTGGAAAGGGGGCGATCGCGGGTCAGCCATTGACCCTGGCGCAAAATTACATCAAATGTCGCGTCGGATGAATTCTGCGAATTATTCACTATTGCCTCACACACTTGGTTGTGATGTCTGCAATTAGTTTAATCTACAACCCGCAGAATGCCACGCTGGAGCGCATCAAATACCCGGTTAATTAGCGCATGATCTGCTGCAGAAAGCGTCGTCGATAGGGCGACCTTCATAAACCGTTGTTGATCTAAGCGGGTAATACGGCGCGTGCTGAAGACGTCGTTAACGATATCTTCAATTGAAGTGGAAGGATTGTGGGTAGTTGCGTACATCGTTCAGTCACTCCGCTTTGTTTATAGTTCTACTATCCCGTAAATCTGGCTAATGTTAATGTGATGGGACGGTTTACCCAGTGTGATTCTACGGGGTATATCGTGTGATGTAAGCGGTGACTTTGAGAGATGAAGATCAGCCTTGTTTGTGATTTAGATGACGGTTAGCCTACACCCAGCATCGACATGGCAAGTTGCCGTTTTGCTAAATATCCCAACGTTTGCATGGCGCGATCAATCTCGTCTGACCAGGGTAATCCTGTGTTTAGCTGGAAACAGTTGCGGTAGCTCTCGGACGGTGAAAAGATCAAGCCCGGAGCAATACTGATGTTGTGTTGGAGTACTGCTTCCCCGTAGCTCAAGGTGTCGAACTCCAGCGGCATTTCTAGCCAGAGGACGTGCCCACCGTTGGGACGGGTCACTTTGGTTTCTGCCGGGAAGTAGTCACAAATGGCCTGGGTCATGCGAGCCATTTGTGACTGGTAGGCGCGACGCATTTGGCGTAGATGGCGATCGTATCCTCCATTGGCTAGAAAAGACGCGATCGTAAGCTGGGGGGCGATCGCCGTTGTTTGGTTAATAATCCACTTCAGGCGTTCAACACGAGGTTGATAGCGACCTGCCGCCACCCAGCCCACGCGCAATCCGGGCGATAGGGTTTTACTGTAGGAGGCGCAGTACAGCACGAGATCATCTCGGTCAAAGGCTTTAAGTGCTTTGGGGCGTGAGCCTTCAAAATACAAATCTCCGTAAATGTCATCCTCGATGAGGGGAATTTGGTATCGAGTGACTAAGTTCACCAATTCTTTCTTCTTGCGATCGCTCATGCAGGTACCCAGGGGATTGCTGAAGTTTGACACCAACACCAACGCCTTCACCGCCTGATGCTGGATCGCGTGTTCCAGATGAGAGAGAGAAATGCCGTCACGGGGATGGGTTGGCAGTTCCAACGCCTTTAGGTGCAAGATTTCGAGGGCTTCCAGGATGCCGTAGTAAGTCGGAGACTCGATCGCCACCACATCGCCCGGTTTCGTAACCGCCTTTAAAGACAGATAAATCGCCTCAAACGTCCCATTCGTCGTCACAATCTGGTCGGGCGTCATCGAACACCCTGCCGTCATCAGGCGCTTCGCAACCTCTTGTCGCAAGGGTTCGCATCCTGGCGGGAGGTCGTAGGAATGGGCTTTGGGGGTGTGGGTTCGTAAGACTTGACCCATAATGCGATTCAGGGCATTCAGGGGTAGTAATTCCATGCTTGGTAGCGCTGCCGCCAGGTGAACGGTGTCGGGATTGATGCCCGATCGACACACTCGAAACGCCAAGGAGGTGTCCACCTCACATACTCGCTTTGGAGGAGCCGACTGGATTCGGCTCTTCGGGCGCGATCAGGACATTACAGCGCACGTAGTAGCCCGATTGGGGACGAGCGCTAATTAAGCCCCGATCTTCCAGTAACCGATAGGCTTC
It encodes:
- the codA gene encoding cytosine deaminase, which gives rise to MNNSQNSSDATFDVILRQGQWLTRDRPLSTVDIGIRDGYIAAITPHLNASAPLELEVAGKLVSPPFVESHIHLDSAQTAGQPRWNQSGTLFEGIEIWRDRKQDLSIEDVQERAIATLKQQATQGVLFVRTHADVSEQNLIALQGLLKVREQVKDWITVQVVAFPQDGVYGSPKNEELLEEALRLGADAVGGIPHYELTREDGVNSVHRIFELAQQYDRLIDIHCDEIDDEQSRFLEVVAACTLRSGMGDRVTASHTTAFGSYNNAYAFKLMGLLRRSPLNFIANPLINITLQGRADTYPKRRGVTRVKELWQQGFNVSLGHDCIQDPWYSLGTGNMLDVASMAVHVCQMTGMAEIDACYDMITWNGAKTLNVGDRYGVEVGKPANFIVLDAENRYEAIRRRATVQYVISHGQLIAQTQSPQPQWLDGYTPAPYPDEQSGNPRS
- a CDS encoding GrpB family protein, coding for MRIVEVVPPNPHWRSQFEAEATAIAPILRETLIALHHIGSTSIPGIYAKPIIDLLAEVRDLEQVDAQNSALESLGYVAMGAYGIPGRRYFRKDNSAGVRTHHLHNF
- a CDS encoding 1-acyl-sn-glycerol-3-phosphate acyltransferase, translating into MARSREPLSSLMLYHLFKWSVVSPVLHVYLRGRIYGAEHVPKQGPLIVVSNHASDFDPPIVSNCVRRPVSFMAKEELFRVPVLKSAIRLYGAYPVKRGSADRSAIRAALAQLEEGWAVGIFLQGTRTADARIPEPKLGAALIAAKAQVPLLPVSLWGTQRIIPKGAKCPRPVPVTVRIGHPIDPPQSGDRAELEAITQQCADAIHTLHDRGR